A section of the Meles meles chromosome 8, mMelMel3.1 paternal haplotype, whole genome shotgun sequence genome encodes:
- the LOC123949564 gene encoding olfactory receptor 52A1-like gives MSISNITVFMPSVLTLIGIPGLESVQCWIGIPFCAMYLFALIGNFVLLVIIISERSLHEPMYIFLGMLGVTDIVLGTSIVPKMLGIFWLHIPEIYFDSCLLQMGFIHTFQCIESGILLAMAMDRYVAICYPLRYTAIFTHQLVTQIGAVVTLRAAILVAPSLLLIKCRFQFYHTTIISHSYCEHMAIVKLAAENVRINKIYGLFVAFAVAGFDMIFITLSYIQIFFTVFCLPQKEARWKAFNTCIAHICVFLQFYLLAFFSFFTHRFGAHIPPYIHILFSSLYLLVPPFLNPLVYGAKTKQIRIQVVKILCS, from the coding sequence ATGTCCATCTCCAACATTACAGTCTTCATGCCTTCTGTGTTGACCCTAATAGGGATCCCAGGCCTAGAGTCTGTGCAGTGCTGGATCGGAATTCCTTTCTGTGCCATGTATCTCTTTGCTTTGATTGGTAATTTTGTGCTTCTGGTCATCATCATTTCAGAGCGTAGCCTCCATGAACCCATGTATATTTTCCTAGGGATGCTAGGAGTCACGGATATTGTACTTGGCACAAGCATCGTGCCCAAGATGCTTGGCATTTTCTGGCTACATATACCAgagatttattttgattcttgCTTGCTTCAAATGGGGTTCATCCACACATTTCAGTGCATCGAGTCAGGCATCCTCCTAGCCATGGCTATGGACCGTTATGTGGCCATCTGCTATCCACTAAGATATACTGCCATCTTCACCCACCAGCTGGTCACTCAAATAGGGGCTGTGGTAACACTTAGAGCTGCCATTCTGGTAGCCCCATCTTTATTACTGATAAAGTGCCGGTTTCAATTTTACCACACAACCATCATCTCCCATTCCTACTGTGAGCATATGGCCATTGTGAAGCTGGCTGCAGAAAATGTGCGGATCAACAAAATCTATGGCCTGTTTGTGGCATTTGCTGTTGCAGGATTTGACATGATCTTCATCACTTTGTCCTACATACAGATCTTTTTCACAGTTTTTTGTTTGCCCCAGAAGGAGGCTCGGTGGAAAGCATTCAATACCTGCATCGCCCACATCTGTGTCTTCCTCCAGTTCTATCTCcttgccttcttctccttcttcacaCATAGGTTTGGTGCTCACATTCCCCCTTATATCCATATCCTCTTTTCTAGCCTCTACTTGCTGGTTCCCCCTTTTCTCAATCCACTTGTCTATGGTGCCAAGACCAAGCAGATCCGCATTCAAGTAGTAAAGATATTGTGTTCATAA